A portion of the Leptospira mtsangambouensis genome contains these proteins:
- a CDS encoding response regulator transcription factor, whose protein sequence is MNILILEDEPVHAKYLTKLLNDILDLSTTEISHVASVEEAYLCLKQTSIDLFFLDLNIFGSDSFEVLDRFPKKTVNTIVVSANPENAVRAFEYGVIDFLAKPASEERLRLSLERYSFFTNANLRKNKNNTKSRLLKVNLDQLDNRLSQLMEVEKIYQNEDLSLEVLAEELELHPRQLSEFLNEKKRTNFSSFLHSYRIKEAKYLLEKFPEKKVSDIGFEVGYKSLSNFYDAFKKELKITASEYRQRTFIFPIISSTAETNNFINV, encoded by the coding sequence ATGAATATATTAATCCTAGAAGATGAACCAGTTCACGCAAAATATTTAACTAAGTTATTGAACGATATTTTGGATTTGTCTACTACTGAAATCAGTCATGTTGCGTCAGTGGAGGAGGCTTATCTTTGTTTAAAACAAACATCTATAGATTTATTTTTTTTAGATCTCAATATTTTCGGTTCAGATAGTTTCGAAGTTTTGGACAGGTTCCCCAAAAAGACAGTCAATACTATTGTTGTTTCGGCTAATCCAGAGAATGCAGTCAGGGCTTTTGAATACGGTGTCATTGACTTCCTCGCAAAACCAGCCTCAGAAGAAAGATTAAGATTATCCTTAGAAAGATATTCATTTTTTACAAATGCCAACTTAAGAAAAAACAAAAATAATACAAAATCACGATTGTTAAAAGTAAACTTAGACCAGCTCGATAATCGTCTATCCCAACTGATGGAAGTAGAAAAAATTTATCAGAACGAGGATTTATCTCTCGAAGTTCTTGCAGAAGAACTAGAATTACACCCAAGACAACTTTCTGAATTTTTAAATGAAAAAAAACGCACTAACTTTAGTTCTTTTTTACATAGTTACCGAATCAAAGAAGCCAAATACCTATTAGAAAAATTTCCCGAGAAAAAAGTCAGCGATATTGGATTTGAAGTTGGATACAAATCACTCTCTAATTTTTATGATGCTTTCAAAAAAGAGCTGAAAATTACCGCATCAGAATATCGACAAAGGACTTTCATTTTCCCAATAATCTCTAGCACTGCAGAAACAAACAATTTCATTAATGTCTGA
- a CDS encoding TetR/AcrR family transcriptional regulator, translating to MARSVTEKNDLVFPLLELFCEYGVDGVSIAIVSQKTGLGKGSIYYFFPSGKSDMVEFVLNHAERTLSEKMAVLNDYKIKGKRGIDEFLNFFVSDKVFLTYIHFVSILVLSKQKELYLHKINLFYEDMTSKLAKAIAKEGYSPSKAWNIAENVTVSIYGSYLFSCSLSNESYFTNRIKKLNKIVSENLKTKS from the coding sequence ATGGCAAGATCGGTAACAGAAAAGAATGATTTGGTTTTTCCATTACTTGAGTTGTTTTGTGAATACGGCGTTGATGGTGTGTCTATTGCTATAGTTTCACAAAAAACTGGTTTAGGAAAAGGAAGTATTTATTATTTTTTCCCAAGTGGAAAGTCTGATATGGTTGAATTTGTTCTGAATCATGCAGAACGCACTCTTTCTGAAAAAATGGCCGTACTTAATGATTATAAAATAAAAGGTAAAAGAGGCATTGATGAGTTTTTAAACTTTTTTGTTAGTGATAAAGTGTTTCTGACTTATATTCATTTTGTAAGCATCTTGGTCTTGTCAAAACAGAAGGAATTATATCTTCATAAAATTAATTTATTTTATGAAGATATGACATCCAAACTTGCAAAAGCCATTGCAAAAGAAGGATATTCACCAAGTAAGGCTTGGAACATTGCAGAAAACGTTACTGTATCCATTTATGGCAGTTATCTTTTTTCTTGTTCTTTAAGTAATGAAAGTTATTTTACCAATCGAATCAAAAAACTCAATAAAATTGTCTCGGAAAATTTAAAAACTAAATCTTAA
- a CDS encoding transcriptional regulator — MVLSKVCVSDTETKLELYTKESKKVCVLKEGMLFRDDLGTSYPFIKSEGVGLCPKRTQMKNTPFTLYFPSISSETKSFDLIEDKNAKHAYKPWVFEKVDLTQCVWK, encoded by the coding sequence GTGGTCTTGAGTAAAGTTTGTGTATCTGATACAGAAACAAAATTGGAATTATACACAAAAGAATCTAAAAAGGTATGTGTTTTAAAAGAAGGGATGTTGTTCCGGGATGATTTGGGAACTTCTTATCCATTCATAAAATCCGAGGGAGTGGGGCTCTGTCCCAAAAGAACCCAGATGAAAAACACTCCATTTACTTTATATTTCCCAAGTATTTCTTCTGAAACAAAATCCTTCGACTTAATTGAAGATAAGAATGCAAAACATGCATACAAACCTTGGGTTTTCGAAAAAGTAGATTTAACTCAGTGTGTTTGGAAATAA
- the katG gene encoding catalase/peroxidase HPI, translating into MRTTNISAIAILVLSLSSLGAADTKESASSMERQGNSNQFWWPERLDLAPLRQHAAESNPMGRQYNYSKEFKDLDIQQIKEEIKTLMKTSQDWWPSDYGHYGPFFIRMAWHSAGTYRISDGRGGAGGGQQRFEPLNSWPDNANLDKARRLLWPIKKKYGKKISWADLMVLTGNVALESMGFKTYGFAGGRTDDWEADLVYWGPEKKWLADERYEGERKLKNPLGAVQMGLIYVNPEGPNGNPDPLAAAKDIRETFGRMAMNDEETVALIAGGHTFGKAHGKADPSKHVGKEPAAAGIEEQGFGWKNNYKKGNAEDTITSGLEGAWTANPTKWTTQYLNNLFGFEWVQTKSPAGAIQWIPKDGAGANMVPDAHDKTLRHAPIMFTTDLALKFDPSYKVIAKKFQENPKEFELAFAKAWFKLTHRDMGPLSRYISKDLPKEPLIWQDPLPAVDHKLVGAKEIENLKGKILKSGLTIPELVRVAWASAASFRSTDMRGGANGARIRLAPQKTWPVNDPEELTKVLKKLEQIQSDFNESGNKISLADLIVLAGNTAIEDAAKKAGVDVKVPFTPGRTDATPEQTDVNSFSVLEPKADAFRNYYGAGNSLSPTEMLVDRSNMLSLTIPEMTVLLGGMRSLDANSGKSKHGILTTRPGVLTNVFFVNLLDMSTKWQKSAQTDGVYEGVDRKTGAKKWTATSVDLILGSHSELRAIAEVYAADDGKDKFVKDFVSAWNKVMMLDRFDVKK; encoded by the coding sequence ATGAGAACAACCAATATTTCTGCTATTGCCATTTTAGTGCTCTCTTTAAGCTCTTTAGGGGCTGCGGACACTAAAGAATCTGCAAGTTCGATGGAACGCCAAGGCAACTCTAACCAGTTTTGGTGGCCGGAAAGACTGGATTTGGCACCTCTCCGCCAACATGCTGCGGAATCCAATCCGATGGGGAGACAATACAACTACTCCAAAGAATTCAAAGATCTGGACATCCAACAGATAAAAGAAGAGATCAAAACCTTGATGAAAACCTCACAAGATTGGTGGCCTTCCGACTACGGTCACTACGGACCTTTCTTCATTCGGATGGCATGGCATAGTGCTGGAACTTACCGCATCTCAGACGGACGCGGGGGAGCCGGTGGTGGACAACAAAGATTCGAGCCACTCAATAGTTGGCCTGACAATGCCAACCTAGACAAAGCAAGACGTCTCCTTTGGCCGATCAAAAAGAAATATGGAAAAAAAATCTCTTGGGCCGACCTAATGGTCCTCACAGGAAATGTGGCACTGGAATCCATGGGATTCAAAACTTATGGGTTTGCCGGTGGACGAACAGATGATTGGGAAGCCGACCTAGTATACTGGGGACCAGAAAAAAAATGGTTGGCCGACGAACGATACGAAGGTGAAAGAAAATTAAAAAATCCACTTGGTGCCGTACAAATGGGGCTTATTTATGTAAACCCAGAAGGACCTAACGGAAACCCAGACCCACTAGCAGCCGCTAAAGACATACGAGAAACCTTTGGCCGAATGGCGATGAATGATGAAGAGACAGTGGCTCTGATTGCTGGTGGTCATACATTCGGAAAAGCTCACGGAAAAGCTGATCCTTCCAAACACGTAGGAAAAGAACCGGCTGCAGCTGGCATCGAAGAACAAGGATTTGGTTGGAAAAATAATTATAAAAAGGGAAATGCAGAAGATACCATTACCAGTGGACTGGAAGGTGCATGGACTGCAAACCCAACGAAGTGGACCACTCAATATTTAAATAACTTGTTTGGTTTTGAATGGGTGCAAACCAAAAGCCCAGCAGGTGCGATCCAGTGGATTCCAAAAGATGGGGCCGGAGCCAATATGGTTCCCGATGCTCACGACAAAACACTCCGACATGCTCCCATCATGTTCACAACAGACTTGGCATTAAAATTTGATCCAAGTTACAAAGTGATTGCTAAAAAGTTCCAAGAAAATCCAAAAGAGTTCGAACTTGCTTTTGCAAAGGCATGGTTTAAACTCACACATAGAGATATGGGACCACTCTCCCGATATATCTCAAAAGATTTACCGAAAGAACCACTCATTTGGCAAGACCCGCTCCCTGCCGTTGACCATAAGTTAGTTGGTGCAAAAGAGATCGAAAACTTAAAGGGAAAAATCCTAAAGTCAGGTCTGACAATCCCTGAGTTAGTAAGAGTAGCTTGGGCCTCCGCTGCAAGTTTCCGTAGCACTGATATGCGAGGGGGAGCCAATGGAGCAAGAATTCGATTAGCACCTCAAAAAACTTGGCCAGTGAATGATCCAGAAGAGTTAACAAAGGTATTAAAAAAGTTAGAACAAATCCAATCCGATTTTAACGAATCCGGAAATAAAATTTCACTTGCCGACTTAATCGTGTTAGCTGGAAATACAGCAATTGAAGATGCGGCAAAAAAAGCAGGAGTTGATGTGAAAGTTCCTTTTACTCCAGGGAGAACGGATGCAACACCTGAGCAAACAGACGTTAATTCCTTTTCGGTTCTAGAACCAAAAGCAGATGCATTCCGTAACTACTATGGTGCCGGAAATTCCTTGTCTCCAACGGAAATGTTAGTGGATCGTTCCAATATGTTATCCCTTACCATTCCGGAAATGACAGTGCTTTTGGGTGGAATGAGATCTCTGGACGCAAATTCGGGAAAATCAAAACACGGAATCCTTACCACTCGCCCAGGAGTTCTTACCAACGTCTTCTTTGTCAACTTACTTGATATGTCGACAAAATGGCAAAAATCTGCACAAACCGATGGAGTGTATGAAGGGGTCGATCGCAAAACAGGCGCTAAAAAATGGACTGCCACTTCTGTGGATCTAATCCTTGGCTCTCATTCTGAACTTCGTGCCATAGCTGAAGTATATGCAGCAGATGATGGAAAGGATAAGTTTGTCAAAGACTTTGTTTCTGCATGGAACAAAGTGATGATGCTCGACAGGTTTGATGTAAAGAAATAA
- a CDS encoding lactonase family protein — translation MKDQLNLFRLFLSFFLLFLNFHCSPANLNSTCDPNSKSFLVSALLEFGSTDGKFLCPSFGGLNPFRLHYGSDFLVVRQNEPIGPIIPFASEQVETCSSSPSLPAGLSLNESSCVISGTPLVGMNSTKYLITANSSSKQTTISLIIKSLFAPKFAYVVNTSSGLVNSYSINATTGLLNSTGFVAAGGGPESMGISPSQKYLTVPNRSSNDISQFSINQTNGSLTNIQTIASGGSIPLAMTYHPYKDIVYIRHSLNVTTFLVNQATGHLTLIGTVTASTGASSIGIDPFGNYLYVPNYNGKMIDLYQIDPASGIPYPSVIQTIMSGANPRNVEIIANGKNLYIVNDVDNNISNYQLNSNSGTMNFVSSTPALGLSARSIISDPASRFVYLTYQGSDLISVFAIDPISGSLIPTGSQSITGDGPTGITIDSSGKFLYVTNINANTADMFLINQVDGSLTSVGNVGTSTMPIAVVTAGTNP, via the coding sequence GTGAAAGATCAATTAAATCTATTTCGTTTGTTTTTAAGTTTTTTTTTACTTTTCTTAAATTTTCACTGCAGTCCAGCAAACTTAAATTCTACTTGTGACCCTAATAGCAAAAGTTTTCTAGTATCTGCATTACTTGAGTTTGGTTCCACTGATGGAAAGTTTCTTTGCCCCAGTTTTGGAGGATTAAATCCGTTTCGTTTACACTACGGTTCTGATTTTCTTGTCGTTAGGCAAAATGAACCGATTGGTCCTATCATACCTTTTGCTTCAGAGCAAGTTGAAACCTGTAGTTCCTCACCAAGTTTACCAGCTGGTTTGTCTTTAAATGAATCTTCTTGTGTTATATCAGGTACCCCTCTTGTGGGAATGAATTCAACAAAATATTTGATCACCGCAAATAGTAGCAGTAAACAAACAACAATTTCACTGATCATAAAATCATTGTTTGCACCAAAGTTTGCTTATGTTGTAAATACAAGTTCTGGTTTAGTGAATTCGTATTCAATTAATGCAACAACAGGTTTATTGAATTCAACAGGGTTTGTTGCTGCGGGAGGTGGGCCAGAATCTATGGGCATTAGTCCAAGTCAAAAATACTTAACTGTGCCCAATAGAAGCTCAAATGATATTTCGCAGTTTTCGATTAATCAAACAAATGGAAGTTTAACGAATATTCAAACAATTGCAAGTGGAGGAAGTATCCCACTTGCGATGACCTACCATCCATATAAGGATATAGTATACATTCGGCACTCACTAAATGTAACAACTTTTTTAGTAAATCAAGCTACAGGTCATCTAACATTGATTGGCACAGTTACTGCAAGTACCGGAGCTTCTAGTATTGGCATTGATCCTTTTGGAAATTACCTATATGTTCCTAATTACAATGGTAAGATGATTGATTTATACCAAATAGATCCTGCTTCTGGAATCCCGTATCCTTCTGTAATCCAAACCATCATGAGTGGAGCAAACCCAAGAAACGTAGAAATCATAGCCAATGGAAAAAATTTGTATATTGTCAATGATGTAGATAATAATATTTCGAATTACCAACTGAATTCAAATAGTGGGACCATGAATTTTGTATCATCTACACCGGCCTTGGGCCTTAGTGCTAGGTCTATCATTTCGGATCCAGCTAGTCGATTTGTTTATTTGACATACCAAGGTTCTGATCTGATTTCTGTCTTCGCAATTGATCCAATTAGTGGCAGCTTGATTCCCACGGGAAGTCAATCAATCACCGGTGATGGTCCCACGGGGATTACTATAGATTCTTCCGGAAAGTTTTTGTATGTAACGAATATAAATGCCAATACGGCTGATATGTTTTTAATCAATCAAGTAGATGGTAGTTTGACTTCTGTTGGAAACGTTGGAACGAGTACTATGCCAATTGCAGTTGTGACAGCAGGAACCAATCCATGA
- a CDS encoding DUF4442 domain-containing protein, whose amino-acid sequence MRKENSNQFQLDPKWKWLEFFLGFKYAINLYSPFVGSGIRVINYDKENHQIDVRLKMNFFTRGYMGTHFGGSIYSMCDPFYVYLLIKRLGNLYMIWDKHAEIDYIKQNKESVYAKFEVTDSDIENIKSLLTKQRKTNYTFSTNIVDSQGDIVASVKKNIYIRKMETNRKNEKQEY is encoded by the coding sequence ATGAGAAAAGAAAACTCCAATCAATTCCAACTTGATCCCAAATGGAAGTGGCTAGAATTTTTTTTGGGTTTTAAATATGCCATCAACTTATATAGCCCTTTTGTAGGATCAGGAATCCGGGTGATCAATTATGACAAAGAAAACCACCAAATTGATGTAAGATTAAAAATGAATTTTTTTACTCGAGGGTATATGGGAACTCATTTTGGGGGATCAATCTATTCCATGTGTGATCCATTCTATGTATACCTATTGATAAAGAGATTAGGAAATCTTTATATGATTTGGGACAAACATGCAGAGATTGATTATATCAAACAAAACAAGGAATCTGTTTATGCAAAATTTGAAGTAACGGACAGTGATATAGAAAATATCAAATCTCTTTTAACAAAGCAAAGGAAAACAAATTACACTTTTTCAACCAACATAGTAGATTCCCAAGGGGATATCGTTGCCTCAGTTAAAAAGAACATATACATCAGAAAAATGGAAACCAATAGAAAAAATGAAAAACAAGAGTATTGA
- a CDS encoding high-potential iron-sulfur protein has product MGLVTKLMADKKPSAPLPDGLHPVSESDPTAKALGFHQDAKQTDFILYPERKEPGSKNQFCKHCAQFTKINETWGKCNIISSGVVSTEGWCSAWSQRS; this is encoded by the coding sequence TTGGGTTTAGTTACAAAATTGATGGCAGATAAAAAACCTTCTGCCCCTTTGCCTGATGGTTTGCATCCAGTCTCGGAGTCGGACCCAACTGCAAAAGCACTTGGGTTTCATCAGGATGCAAAACAAACTGATTTTATCCTATATCCGGAAAGAAAAGAACCAGGATCCAAAAACCAGTTTTGCAAACATTGTGCACAATTTACAAAGATCAACGAAACCTGGGGGAAATGTAATATCATTTCCTCTGGTGTTGTGTCCACAGAAGGTTGGTGTTCTGCTTGGTCACAAAGATCTTAA